The nucleotide window TACCTTTCTGCCCCTGTTTGTTAAGTCGCCAATGAAGCGGCCCTGCCCATGCTGAGCGAACGGCAGTGCTAAAGTAGGAGTAATCTTGTCGATTTAACTGATCTTTCAGTTCAATGATTCCTAGTTCCTTGCCGTTGCGGGCAAGGATCGGTACGGGGTTCAATTGACCCCCGCCATTCCGATGACGATCCAtaccttcttcttcatcaatATCTTCCATTCCAATATGGATTTCATTTTCAGAATCATTACCACCGAACGTGTCCGGAACGGCATCCATATCAAAAGCGTGATCTTCACTGGCGGCAGGTAACGACGGAGCTTGATATTCTTCATGTTTCCGTTTTGTAGGACTTTGAAGAACACCCATGAGATCGTCGTTGGTTGGATCCCAACTAGTGAAACTAAATCCTTTCAGAGTAGGGCAAATTTCAGCCGAATCCAATCCTGTGAACGAATTTGACCATTTAAATTAGTCTGTCGCATGGAAAGTGAACATGAAATTTACCATGAACAGTAGGACAGATGATTTGTGTTTGTTCTACGGCATGAGATACGGAATTGCACAACGAATCAGAATCCATAATTAACTGACATCCATCGTCCTAGTAAAGGATACaataaaagattttgtttaaatattttattagcACGCAATTATTTTTCCACGTTTGATGTGGCTCATCAATTTTTACCTTCAAGATCAATGAAGTAAGAAAATTTACGCCTCCGTTACGGCCTTCGTCGAATCTAGCGGAATTCTTTTTGAACAACGGATCGACATCATACTCAAGATCAAATTTTGACATGTTGATATGATCAACGTTCGTTTCAatagttttcttgttctttttctgttAAGGAAAACCCCATTATAAAGTAGCTCTCTCATAAATATTAACACTATTATTGATGAttactttagtttttttctttgctttagTTGCATCATCCTGCTGGCCTTCTGCCATCTGTGCATTCCCTTCTTGTTCTTGACCTTCACTACCAGTTCTTCCTAATCCTCCTGCCATTTTTATTGTATCAATATGAACACAATCGACCCTGTAAGCATAGATTTTGGTACTGGCATCCAAAGTGCAGCTTGCAGCCTACAAGCATTCATCAATAATGGTTGGTTGTTAAACATCATCCTGAATAAAAACTAACCTGAAAGTTGTTCATCTCTGGATCCTTTTTCCTCAACATCTCAGACATGCAGTCAATGAGTTGTAAGTTAAAGGCATTTTTCATGTTAATTTTCTGTGAAAAGATTAATTGTGAATTTGAAACCAACTACAAAGTTGTGATGTTCTTAGGTCAAAATGAGTGACATGTTCTTACATTTTCTGCAGAAAGTTTAATACAGTTGGAATAATGTTCAACTAAGGCTGCATTAGTCATGCCGGTAGCAGGTCCCATAGATTTCCTTCGATCAGCAGGTGTAGCAGGTGAGGCcaaattttgttgttggagTTCAGCTGCCCTCTGTTTTTGCCTCTCTCGTAACTCTTTTTCATCATTATTCTGCAAGTTAAATGTGTGATGAACTATCTTCAAATAGTAGAAAAGCAATATGTTTTAGAACTAGTACACACCGCTGCAGTTTTTGATAGGTCAAATTGAAGTCCAGCAGCAATTTCTCCTTGTAATGGTTCTAGCACAACAACTGGAGACATATTGATTCCCATTGATCTTCGGACTTTTGGGCTGTTGAAAAGCGATATACTTTTTCGCGAATTAGAAACAGATTTCGATGCCATTCTTTCTGGCATTGGCGTCTTGTTGACAGCCATCGCAACAGCCATTAAATTTCTTTATCGTAGATGACAGTAAACTTAACTACAGGGCGTGTCGAAATTGAAAATAGTGGAAGGCCATCAACTATTAACACCTGAATCTTACACAGCAGTGGTGTAAACAAACAAGCCTATTACTCGATATGCTAGGATCTGTCCGTTTCGAAACCAAGCGGGAAATCAAAGATGGAGGAAAATAGTTTACAGCTTTTTTAAACGAGGGTGCGTTCATAGACAGCGTCAGCCGTAGAGAGCTATATGCGCTTATGCGCTGTTCACTTGTTTTCTGCACTCCGATTTTGTGTGTGGTGGTCTGTGTCTGTCGTGTCGTGTCCTGGTATGAGGATGTGAAGCGAGGGAAATTTCATATTGGGTTTCTGTCTGTGGAACAAAAAGTATTACGAATTAAATTCATGCCTTTTTTCGAAATGATGTAACATTTGCCTTAGTGTTaatacttttttgtttgaaattaaatcaaaagaaCGCTGGTCTCTAATGCAATTTACGTCTGAAACCGTGTCGTAGTAGAAACACGTATCTATTGTAATAATTCGTATGTTGTTTGACGGATATTCCTGTTCATGAAAAACTATTAATGTTTGATATTTATATTTTCAGGTTACATAATGGCTGGGGTTTTCTACGAAACTATCTACGTTTTGGTGCCATTAGTCGGTGGGTATGCTATCAAGAAAAATGGACTCTGTCAACAAAATTGGCGCCAGTCAGCAAATTGGCGCCAAAATGTGGGTGAGCTGTAACTTTGCTTTATATGGTAAACagcaacttttttttcctattcatAATCGCCTTTTATATTGACATAACGTAATCGTCATCATGTACTGTTCGTTTTGAGGGATGTTTTGCGATTCAGTTTGCATTAACACATGCACGACTTCAGTTTCATTATCGCCATTAACGTATGGTCATTCGATAGAGAAATCTTCAATTAAGAATTACGAGCCATGGTTTGAAAGGGATGCATCATTGTCAAAGTTAGTGTCCGTATCATTTAACGTAATTTAAATGCCTCATACGAACTGGCAATCATAGAATAGGCATATGGTATCATATTTTTATCCTTTATTATTTATCGTAAAAGAATGTTGTTGATCCACGACAAAAAGCCTATCGACTTATCGCTGGTAAATTGAGTTGGTATTTAAGAACTAATATTTCCCTTGAAGCCCTCCTCCAAGGGTCAATAATTGTAATATGTGGGTAAATGCAAAATTTAATATTGCCACTCTCAGGTTAAGTTTTGTTTGCTGCCAAAACCCTTGTTTCAGCCATTTGCTAAAtaagtcatggtatcacattccTAGTAAGTGCTTGTGGATTAAAAGGAAAATACCCTTAGGAGAGGCCTCTATcaataaaatgaaattctaCTTTGGGAAGACTGGTTATGTCGAAATGAAGACTAGTCATAATTGTACCATAATGATATCTCGGATGGAAGGTAATAATCGCTTCTCACCTGGAACGTCATTTATTCGGAATTTGGCTTCATTGGCTGATCTTGGGGATGATTGGACGTTGTATTTTCCTTTACTAGCACTGGCGATTTAAAATTTACTCGAAACTTTACTAATATTACCAGGGGTGATCAATTCAGTATATTCCTCACACACATCAGAAACAGAATgcttaaattttacagatatgGAGAAATGACGACAGGGATCGCAAAAAGTATTCCGAGATTCCATAAACTTAAATTGTGAGCAAACAACCTCTCGTCTATTATAGCAAGTTTAATGTCTACGAAACATTGCGCAATTATTGTGTTGATTCTTGCAGAAAGGTTGAAGTGTTATTGCAGTCTATTGCTGGAACCACTTGTCCGATGCGTTTTGGATAGATAGCCTCGATAAGTGCAAAATTTATTGCATGTCGTACTGCTCACAACAGGCtaaaattgtagaaaaatgcaACAAGGAAATGTTACTTCTTACAACAAAGTTGCTGAGGCAAACGCCGTGTATGCAAGGTGTTGCCATGGTCATAATTTGGCGATTCTTTTAAAGCAAAGAAATCAATTTCAGAGCTTAAGTTTTTATCGCGCAATTAAACTATAATATGATAATCCTTTAGCAAGCATCTCATTGAATTCAAATCTCACTTGAATAAAAATTGCTCTGGAAAATGGAGTATCCTTAATGGATATTGGGTTTCGTCTCATCATTAATACTGTCGACTAAGTATTTGTATGTAGAACTGTAGTAGTCATCTGGTTTTTTGCATGTCGATGGAAAATAAgcatttcaaattcttttctagGTCGGAAATTTTGAACTAGATATTCCCGCCACTTCCACGACATCTGTAGTCAATTATTCGCTGTGCAGACGACGTTGTCCCTTGAAATGTTCAAACTTCATATCAACTTTGTTATTTGGTTGAGTTTGAGGTTATTACGTACGTAGTTGtaataaatgaaagaaattgCTGAGTTTTTGCACATGTTCTGTTAGGTTTTAAACATCATATCTAGCAAACATGTCGTATGCAAAAAAGTACAGTTCGAATCAGTCTGATCATCGTCCTAGAACTAaatctttaaaacaaaaagtaagttttctttttccttgttcATTTATCGACGTGCATTCTGTTAAATTAACAAACATCTTTTTATAGAATGGGTATGTATTAATAGCTGACATTGGATTACCTTCTTCAAGACTACTGCCAAATAAAAGAACATATGCTGAACAGGTTAAAGATTGCCTTATTATATTCATCCAACAAAAGGTATTTTTTGAAtgatgtctttttttttgaaaaataattatcTTGTTCCCACCTTAGATTTTCATAAACAATGCTTCTGACGATATTGCCATTATTTTATGTGGATCAGACACCACAAAAAATAGCCTTGGTTATCAGAATATTCAAGTTCTTTGGGACATGGAAAAAGTCAGCTGGGGGGCAGCTAAATGTGTAAATGAAGTTGTcagaacaaaaaattttgaaggAGACTGGATGGATGCCTTAGGTGTCGCACTGGACTTGGTTCACAGGAAAGTGAAAGCTGGAAATATTTATGAATCCATtcagataatttttttcactaCATTTGAATCACCTTTCAAAACATCTGAAAGAACCCAGAAAGCCTACATATCTGCTCTTTTAGCTGAAAAAACCAGTTTGTTTATTGTGGGATCAAATTTAGATCAGGAA belongs to Daphnia magna isolate NIES linkage group LG1, ASM2063170v1.1, whole genome shotgun sequence and includes:
- the LOC116926859 gene encoding condensin complex subunit 2, translated to MAVAMAVNKTPMPERMASKSVSNSRKSISLFNSPKVRRSMGINMSPVVVLEPLQGEIAAGLQFDLSKTAANNDEKELRERQKQRAAELQQQNLASPATPADRRKSMGPATGMTNAALVEHYSNCIKLSAENKINMKNAFNLQLIDCMSEMLRKKDPEMNNFQAASCTLDASTKIYAYRVDCVHIDTIKMAGGLGRTGSEGQEQEGNAQMAEGQQDDATKAKKKTKKKNKKTIETNVDHINMSKFDLEYDVDPLFKKNSARFDEGRNGGVNFLTSLILKDDGCQLIMDSDSLCNSVSHAVEQTQIICPTVHGLDSAEICPTLKGFSFTSWDPTNDDLMGVLQSPTKRKHEEYQAPSLPAASEDHAFDMDAVPDTFGGNDSENEIHIGMEDIDEEEGMDRHRNGGGQLNPVPILARNGKELGIIELKDQLNRQDYSYFSTAVRSAWAGPLHWRLNKQGQKVDPNREVKKKRRKDAFVLNFEEIPNFGNDFNPARNTSKLTSATLLQWLPEKITLPEDLHYGLKEFTQSFTRPMLSVRASKNTGPSHDLEDVLSPYDYSNKRDANNFCPVANADSDNDDHHDPGMTFDDHTMDFVTQSDGTKTFGQFSGDNLIAAPNMVAKIQINYAKVAKKMDMRRLKSTMWNMLNQPNANTTKQAEVGNPKPFSETYHRIPSLLPQKMADNLSVALAFAALLHLANENTLRLEQTYGNLDDFVIVHPN